In Bactrocera oleae isolate idBacOlea1 chromosome 3, idBacOlea1, whole genome shotgun sequence, a genomic segment contains:
- the LOC106622664 gene encoding multiple epidermal growth factor-like domains protein 10: MKTHTVYQLLVSFLLLVTCVSACVVKVPTPKTRVSLVTMRKYPVDAKCTNCTPTQNPLVLRTVKETYTDMDEVCCEGYIRDAKTGDCLPNCVDCKGGKCVRPDVCLCVEGFNNLKNTTVCEPECSEPCINGQCVEPEKCACNEGYNFINGSTTECETRCLTDCTNGRCDSSYKCTCNFGYERNEMLDVCTPICEEPCENGFCKAPNECHCLNGYELRLGTLGKCEPVCQGGCPNGYCIAPNVCKCQEGAYNLIGLACVPNCIDKCVNAHCTSPNQCTCLEGYIYRNDSRTVCEPTCARGCLNGFCDEPGHCECHQGYTQVEPHVCQPDCAMDCINGHCSAPNTCTCNEGYIFKNGSLTECEPHCPRGCKNGECVSPGVCSCLPGYQSLLFYLCIPVCKHSCVHGTCTAPDTCRCFSGYRPNSERPYECEPVCNFDCGHGHCIAPGICQCETGYTKKWLTGRCEPHCTQKCINSICAAGGVCRCYEGFRLRKGSNNICDPICLPQCINSNCVEPDMCDCWSGYSETRHHNYCVAHCRPSCENGKCVAPNKCQCSDGYRVTNSSEPHRCQAICKETCINAECLRPDECVCLEGYKFLNDSRTECAPSCEQDCGHGKCIGPNACSCDLGYRLKLSNDTDLPVCVAYCNEWNCLNGKCDVNGICQCIEGMIYNERRGACVSRLGSVEEHIALSGVSVSRWTIGTMVFLLVALCGLALILVYREYARRRFREKHGVRLIENPTFGIVMPGAGEEDGLNVQDDEES; encoded by the exons atgaaaactCATACGGTATACCAGCTCCTTGTAAGCTTTCTGCTGCTTGTAACATGTGTATCTGCATGTGTCGTAAAAGTGCC AACACCCAAAACTCGTGTATCACTCGTGACAATGCGCAAATATCCAGTGGATGCGAAGTGTACAAATTGTACCCCAACTCAGAACCCCTTGGTGCTACGTACAGTCAAAGAG ACGTACACGGACATGGACGAGGTATGCTGCGAAGGTTATATTAGAGACGCAAAAACCGG AGACTGCCTGCCAAACTGCGTGGACTGCAAGGGAGGCAAGTGCGTGCGTCCTGATGTATGTCTCTGTGTCGAAGGCTTCAACAATCTGAAGAATACTACCGTCTGTGAACCGGAATGCAGTGAACCCTGCATTAATGGACAATGCGTTGAGCCGGAGAAGTGTGCCTGCAATGAGGGCTACAATTTCATCAACGGCAGTACCACAGAATGCGAGACGCGGTGTTTGACGGATTGCACAAATGGGCGTTGTGATTCGTCGTATAAATGTACGTGCAATTTCGGCTACGAGCGCAACGAGATGCTGGATGTGTGTACTCCTATCTGTGAAGAGCCCTGTGAGAATGGCTTTTGTAAAGCTCCTAACGAGTGTCACTGTCTTAACGGTTATGAGTTGCGGCTGGGCACCTTGGGAAAGTGTGAGCCAGTATGTCAAGGTGGCTGCCCCAACGGCTATTGCATCGCACCGAATGTTTGCAAATGCCAGGAGGGCGCCTATAACCTTATTGGACTTGCCTGTGTGCCCAACTGCATAGATAAATGCGTAAACGCACATTGTACTTCACCCAACCAATGCACCTGTCTGGAGGGGTATATCTATCGCAATGACTCGCGCACCGTATGCGAGCCAACTTGTGCACGTGGCTGCCTCAATGGTTTCTGTGATGAACCAGGCCACTGTGAGTGTCATCAGGGCTATACACAGGTGGAGCCGCATGTCTGCCAGCCCGACTGTGCAATGGACTGTATCAATGGACACTGCAGCGCGCCCAATACGTGTACTTGCAACGAGGGCTACATCTTTAAGAACGGCTCACTTACTGAATGCGAACCGCATTGTCCGCGTGGTTGCAAGAACGGTGAATGCGTTAGTCCAGGTGTATGCAGTTGCTTGCCGGGCTACCAATCGCTGCTCTTTTATCTTTGCATACCAGTCTGTAAGCACTCCTGCGTCCATGGCACATGCACCGCACCGGACACCTGTCGCTGTTTTAGCGGTTATCGCCCGAATTCGGAACGGCCTTACGAGTGTGAACCAGTTTGTAATTTCGACTGTGGACATGGACACTGCATTGCACCGGGTATTTGCCAATGTGAAACAGGTTATACAAAAAAATGGTTGACAGGACGTTGCGAACCGCATTGTACACAAAAGTGCATCAACAGCATTTGTGCGGCGGGCGGTGTGTGCCGTTGCTACGAGGGTTTCCGGTTACGCAAAGGATCAAACAACATCTGCGATCCCATTTGCCTACCGCAGTGCATCAATAGCAATTGTGTTGAGCCGGACATGTGCGATTGCTGGAGTGGTTATTCGGAGACACGTCATCACAATTATTGTGTCGCACATTGTCGGCCGTCGTGTGAGAATGGCAAGTGTGTGGCGCCCAATAAGTGCCAGTGCAGCGATGGTTATCGTGTGACGAACTCCAGCGAACCGCACCGTTGTCAGGCGATCTGCAAAGAGACTTGTATTAACGCTGAGTGTCTGCGGCCGGATGAGTGTGTTTGCCTTGAAGGATATAAGTTCCTCAATGACAGCCGCACGGAGTGTGCGCCGTCATGTGAACAGGACTGCGGTCACGGCAAATGTATTGGACCGAACGCTTGCAGTTGTGATCTCGGTTATCGCCTTAAGCTAAGCAATGACACCGATCTGCCGGTTTGCGTAGCCTATTGTAATGAGTGGAACTGTTTGAATGGAAAATGTGATGTAAACGGTATATGTCAATGCATAGAAGGTATGATTTACAACGAGCGACGTGGGGCATGTGTTTCCAGGTTGGGTTCTGTGGAGGAACACATAGCGCTGAG TGGCGTCTCGGTTTCGCGCTGGACTATCGGCACAATGGTATTCTTACTTGTTGCCTTATGTGGACTGGCTTTAATATTAGTATATCGTGAATATGCGCGGAGACGTTTCCGGGAGAAGCACGGCGTGCGATTGATAGAAAACCCAACGTTCGGCATTGTAATGCCAGGCGCGGGAGAAGAAGATGGCCTCAATGTGCAGGATGACGAGGAGAGCTGA